ggatgtggtgaacctttggaattctctatcccagaggaatGTGCAGCATCAGTCAataagtatgttcaagacaaatattgataggtttctagatattgaagatattgaGGGATCATGTGGGAAAATCgccttgatgctcttagctgagtgtcctggtggtccaaagctccaaacgttacttggataactgtggtaattctagaggtAGATCGGCTAAGGATCTCATTCAACGGTTGAGCAGACTCagtgagccgaatggcctaatcctataagaatctctgtgtcctggtcaggaagcagtgagatgagcttggatctgtcaatcagcacaaatcagcaccttcaggagaattgggagggtgaatgttagatcagcagagtgcgaatggaggcagagtgtgtgggatggagatttacagcttttggagaatgagaggGGAAATAATGTTTCCCAGGAACTAGAATTGTTCTGAATTTCGTTCCTGTACTAaccatgacttttgtaaattgtttttaaaggatattggaagaggaggaattatagacagaaatctcaaacatcacgtcttgatgtgacaaactcacgcgattccttctgacctgaatatcatcgggctctgaatatcatcggcgagaaggagaaatgtttatcCGATGTGTCggattcaaaagattttaaacgtgaatgtgactggaaaagcaccgagacccacacaacacacacccgagtgagagagttccagtgaactgactgaggaaacatcagtgtgactggaaaagcaccgagacccacacaacacacacccgagtgagagtgttccagtgaactgatgtggaaagagcttcaactagttacacagcctgaaaaaccatcacaccattcacagtgaggagagacagtgcacatgttctgtgtgtacaCAAGGAATCcgctgattgtccaatctggagcgactcgaggagacccaaaacatggagaaaccgtggaaatgtggtgattgtgggaggaaatacaaagtcccatctaagctggagattcatcgacgcagtcacactggagagaggccattcacctgctctcagtgtaggaagggattcactcagttatctcatctgcaggcacaccagcgagttcacactggagagaagccattcacctgctctcagtgtgggaaggggttcactcagttatcttacctgcagtcacaccagcgagttcatactggggagaagccatttacctgccctcagtgtgggaagggattccgtgctcTATTCATCCTGCGGaggcatcagcgggttcacactggggagaggccattcacctgctctcagtgtgggaagggatttattgattcatccagcctacggaaacatcagcgaattcacacgggggagaggccattctcctgctctcagtgtgggaagggatttattgattcatccaccttgcagtcacaccagcgagttcacactggggagaagccattcacctgctctcagtgtgggcagagattccgtgcttcattcaccctgcggaaacatcagcgagttcacactcgggagaggccattcacctgttctcaatgtgggaagggattcatcgattcatCTGCCCTGCGAAGACATCAGCGCGTTCAcagtggggaaaggccattcatctgctctcagtgtgggaagggatttattgattcatccgtcctgcggaaacatcaacgaattcacactggggagaggccattcatttgctctcagtgtgggaagggattcattgattcatccaccctgcagagacatcagcgagttcacacaggggagaggccattcacctgctctcagtgtgggaagggattcagtgattcatccaccctgcagagacatcagcgagttcacactggggagaggccattcatctgctctcagtgtgggaagggactcattgatgcatccaccctgcggaaacatcagcgaattcacacaggggagaagccattcacctgctctcagtgtgggaaggggtttatcgattcatccaccctgcggaaacatcagcgagttcacactggggtgaggccgttcacctgctctcagtgtgggaagggattcactcggttatccaccctgcagacacaccagcgaattcacactgggacaaagccattcacctgctctcagtgtgggaagggatttattgattcaaaCATCCTGcaaagacatcagcgagttcacactggggagaagccatttacctgctccctctgtgggaatggattcacacagttaaccagtctgcagacacatcagcgagttcacactggggagaggccgttcacctgctcttagtctgggaaaggattacatagaaacatagaaaataggagcaggaagaggccatttggccctttgcgcctgctctgccattcgttataTATTGCcttatcatccaacttaatagcctaatccctAAGAGGGgcaatccatggtttacaaaggaaattagaaatagtatccgatccaaggaagaagcatacagattggccaagcaaAATAATCGGtctgaggattggaagcagtttagaagtcagcaaagaaggacaaagggattgattatgaaggggaaagtacagtatgaaagtaagcttgcagggaacagaaAGACTGACACTGAGAGTTTCatacgtgaagagaaagagattggtaaagagaaatgtaggcctccTACAGACAGAAACGGGAATGCATAATAACGGACAAaggaatggctgagcaattgaatacatactttggttctggagagcggtagagagaaagcagggaattatagaccagtaagccgagtgtggaaaattcttgaatccattatcaagggcttttcagcggaacatttagaaagcagtggcaggatcagtgttggaatctgtaattgatggatcttaacttgccgaactatgccaagttgggggaagcttagttgatgaatcaaagtcctggcgcactacgacaagttataagatttgtaatatttctagactatgccaagttgttggattcctagtattattcgactgtgtaaagttgaaggaatttatattatttctactattcggttaccagtagcactttgcgattactgggactcagcagaaatttaagttaaaacttctcaggtgccaaaaagaattgttttatttgtagtcgcttgattacaatttgaaagtcatttaaaaggcaattcgtagacaattcgaagctttcagagaattacagacattatcttttttgcttaggcagactgctcgaaagtaacttttaaaaggtcaaagtctggcaatgaaacatgaagagagagctaatcttcagctaaactcaaactcaaagtcaaaagcagactgacagaatcaaaaacagaaagacagaacccccaaaagacaactCTAAAATGgccggcggaaacttttcagttatacactttcatatctgtcttaagtcatctaatcacaccccaatataatccgaattggtttgggttagactcaaacacatttgatttgatggcaagcaactgtgctgttataatttatgatggaattttatgctgtttcatgtacctattgaagtcctgaatttatgtgtgctgaaattctcatttttaaatgagtatttaaaactagggcttaatatttatgcttatct
This portion of the Scyliorhinus torazame isolate Kashiwa2021f chromosome 5, sScyTor2.1, whole genome shotgun sequence genome encodes:
- the LOC140421745 gene encoding uncharacterized protein, giving the protein MEKPWKCGDCGRKYKVPSKLEIHRRSHTGERPFTCSQCRKGFTQLSHLQAHQRVHTGEKPFTCSQCGKGFTQLSYLQSHQRVHTGEKPFTCPQCGKGFRALFILRRHQRVHTGERPFTCSQCGKGFIDSSSLRKHQRIHTGERPFSCSQCGKGFIDSSTLQSHQRVHTGEKPFTCSQCGQRFRASFTLRKHQRVHTRERPFTCSQCGKGFIDSSALRRHQRVHSGERPFICSQCGKGFIDSSVLRKHQRIHTGERPFICSQCGKGFIDSSTLQRHQRVHTGERPFTCSQCGKGFSDSSTLQRHQRVHTGERPFICSQCGKGLIDASTLRKHQRIHTGEKPFTCSQCGKGFIDSSTLRKHQRVHTGVRPFTCSQCGKGFTRLSTLQTHQRIHTGTKPFTCSQCGKGFIDSNILQRHQRVHTGEKPFTCSLCGNGFTQLTSLQTHQRVHTGERPFTCS